One Xiphophorus maculatus strain JP 163 A chromosome 9, X_maculatus-5.0-male, whole genome shotgun sequence DNA segment encodes these proteins:
- the LOC111609627 gene encoding zinc finger protein 883-like isoform X1, protein MDRKCCNTDVWEKRKKVFHCIMSVATCEELPDRLLITGDRNSIPDDEMLNDLQIKEEQEEAEPQQASDPNEEPEPQPEKAERVEVWVFQDRQLSVQQETSVSTVTPADGEKIHNEPEQLQIIKEETESVEIKAEPEDFFNSQDEGLLEAKQEPETSMVTPTHDNIDPEPNTNQPVPLSSPEELNPQQQGSDQNTYCCDVCNKSFTARKNWIYHLKTHKEEKPFLCLTCGKGFIWKSALALHLRTHTDEKPYPCELCDKSFSKKSYLARHIRVHGDERPFPCDLCGRTFRHSSNLAHHRKAHTADKPYSCDLNDKQFSEHSSLANHLTTHTDKKPYPCELCHKSFNKRSYLARHIRVHGDERPFPCDFCGRTFRHSSNLAHHRRAHTGKKVYFCDLCDKPFSKHSSLADHLKTHTDEKLYSCELCDKSFSKKRYLTRHRKIHGDERPFPCDFCGKTFRHSSNLARHHKAHAADKHYSCDLCEKHFIDQNSLADHLRTHTDELEYPCDLCDKSFYKRSYLARHSRIHGDERPFPCDLCGRHFRHSSNLSEHRRTHATDEHYSCDLCDKHFINQSSLACHLRTHTDEKPYPCELCDKSFSKRSYLARHRRIHWDERPFCCDFCGKTFKHSSNLARHRRAHTGEPLSNPSCLALHKKTHKDKRPYSCKLCKKSFRKNIDLIRHLHTHTGEKPCSL, encoded by the exons ATGGACAGGAAATGCTGCAACACTGATGTTTGGGAAAAACGTAAGAAG GTCTTCCACTGCATCATGTCTGTTGCTACCTGTGAAGAACTTCCTGATCGCCTTCTGATAACTGGAGACAGAAACTCCATTCCTGACGACGAGATGCTAAACGATTTACAAATAAAGGAGGAACAGGAAGAAGCAGAACCACAGCAGGCGAGTGATCCAAacgaggaaccagaacctcagcCTGAGAAAGCAGAACGTGTTGAAGTGTGGGTCTTTCAGGACAGACAGCTTTCAGTGCAGCAGGAGACCAGCGTCTCTACGGTGACTCCGGCTGATGGGGAAAAGATCCACAACGAACCAGAACAGCTGCAGATTATAAAGGAGGAAACAGAATCTGTGGAGATTAAAGCAGAACCGGAGGATTTCTTCAACAGTCAGGATGAAGGTCTACTTGAGGCGAAGCAGGAGCCTGAAACCTCGATGGTGACTCCAACTCATGACAACATtgatccagaaccaaacaccAACCAGCCTGTCCCACTCAGCTCCCCTGAAGAACTGAACCCACAGCAGCAAGGAAGCGACCAGAACACATATTGTTGTGACGTGTGCAACAAATCTTTCACAGCTCGTAAGAATTGGATTTATCACCTTAAAACCCATAAAGAGGAAAAGCCTTTCCTATGTCTAACTTGTGGAAAAggtttcatttggaaatcagcTTTAGCGCTACACCTTAGAACGCACACAGACGAGAAACCGTATCCCTGTGAACTGTGCGACAAATCTTTCAGTAAAAAGAGTTATTTGGCTCGTCACATAAGGGTTCACGGGGATGAGAGGCCGTTTCCTTGTGACTTGTGTGGGAGAACATTTAGACACAGTAGTAATCTGGCCCATCACCGTAAAGCTCATACAGCTGACAAACCTTATTCCTGTGACTTGAATGACAAACAGTTCAGCGAGCATAGTAGCTTGGCCAACCACCTTACGACTCACACAGACAAGAAACCTTACCCTTGTGAACTGTGTCACAAATCTTTTAATAAAAGGAGTTATTTGGCTCGTCACATAAGGGTTCACGGGGATGAGAGGCCGTTTCCTTGTGACTTCTGTGGAAGAACCTTTAGACACAGTAGCAATCTGGCCCATCACCGGAGAGCTCACACGggtaaaaaggtttatttttgtgactTGTGTGACAAACCTTTTAGCAAACATAGCAGTTTGGCTGATCATCTTAAAACTCACACTGATGAGAAGCTGTATTCTTGTGAACTGTGTGATAAATCTTTCAGTAAAAAGAGGTATTTGACTCGTCACAGAAAGATTCACGGAGATGAGAGGCCGTTTCCTTGTGACTTTTGTGGTAAAACCTTTAGACACAGCAGTAATTTGGCTCGTCATCATAAAGCTCATGCAGCTGACAAGCATTATTCTTGTGACCTTTGTGAGAAACATTTTATCGACCAAAATAGTTTGGCTGATCATCTTAGAACTCACACAGACGAGTTGGAGTATCCCTGTGATCTGTGTGATAAATCCTTTTATAAAAGGAGTTATTTGGCTCGACACAGTCGGATTCACGGGGATGAGAGGCCGTTTCCTTGTGATTTGTGCGGTAGACACTTTAGACACAGTAGTAATTTGTCTGAACATCGTAGAACTCACGCAACTGACGAGCATTATTCTTGTGACTTGTGTGACAAACATTTTATCAACCAGAGTAGTTTGGCTTGTCACCTTAGAACTCACACAGACGAGAAACCGTATCCTTGTGAACTGTGTGATAAATCCTTTAGTAAAAGAAGTTATTTGGCTCGACACAGAAGGATTCACTGGGATGAGAGGCCATTTTGTTGTGACTTCTGTGGTAAAACCTTTAAGCACAGTAGTAATTTGGCTCGTCACCGCAGAGCTCACACAGGTGAGCCTCTTAGCAACCCGAGTTGTTTGGCTCTTCACAAGAAGACTCACAAAGATAAGAGGCCTTATTCCTGTAAATTGTGcaaaaaatctttcagaaaaaatattgatttgattcgTCACCTTCacactcacacaggtgagaagccatGTTCTTTGTAG
- the LOC111609627 gene encoding uncharacterized protein LOC111609627 isoform X3, whose translation MSIIKPDILALHFIFNQQEISVLDQRGSKSPKPKRAEEEEPEVIQVKEEEYESEPQQFVKKEEMETSIETDSGSLEIKGEPVELRLKQMKEDDRLSKSQQMVKVEVEDISLDRNQDKLQQETDTVKGTDSKSPELKEEPAELEPNQVKADDHGSGPELMGEKEAEGISQDENQDVLEQNVDTVILKFSDDETDHHQPEISENKILIQNLPKAKYQNIKTHKASDSSRDDQQQKRAQKNRGQSDDVERGMKGRKIHKASFQ comes from the exons ATGTCTATTATTAAGCCAGATATTCTTGCTCTGCATTTTATCTTCAACCAACAAGAGATTTCTGTTCTTGACCAGAGGGGATCCAAATCTCCAAAACCCAaaagagcagaggaagaggaaccAGAAGTTATACAGGTAAAAGAAGAAGAGTATGAATCAGAACCTCAGCAGTttgtaaagaaagaagaaatggaaACGTCAATTGAAACAGATTCTGGATCTCTTGAAATAAAAGGGGAACCAGTAGAACTACGACTGAAACAAATGAAGGAAGATGATCGCCTATCAAAATCTCAGCAGATGGTAAAGGTTGAGGTAGAAGACATCAGTCTGGATAGAAACCAGGACAAACTACAGCAGGAGACGGATACAGTAAAGGGAACTGATTCTAAATCTCCGGAACTCAAAGAGGAACCAGCTGAACTAGAACCTAACCAAGTGAAGGCAGATGATCATGGATCAGGACCTGAGCTGATGGGAGAGAAAGAGGCTGAGGGCATCAGTCAGGATGAAAACCAGGACGTACTGGAGCAAAACGTTGATACCGTAATCCTAAAGTTTTCTGATGATGAAACGGATCACCACCAACCTGAaatcagtgaaaacaaaatcctGATCCAGAACCTCCCAAAAGCAAAATACCAGAATATAAAGACTCACAAGGCGTCAGATTCCAGCAGAGATGATCAGCAGCAGAAGAGAGCTCAGAAAAATAGAGGACAAAGTGACGATGTAGAGAGAGGAATGAAAGGCAGGAAAATACACAAAG CATCGTTCCAGTAA
- the LOC111609627 gene encoding zinc finger protein 37 homolog isoform X2, which produces MSIIKPDILALHFIFNQQEISVLDQRGSKSPKPKRAEEEEPEVIQVKEEEYESEPQQFVKKEEMETSIETDSGSLEIKGEPVELRLKQMKEDDRLSKSQQMVKVEVEDISLDRNQDKLQQETDTVKGTDSKSPELKEEPAELEPNQVKADDHGSGPELMGEKEAEGISQDENQDVLEQNVDTVILKFSDDETDHHQPEISENKILIQNLPKAKYQNIKTHKASDSSRDDQQQKRAQKNRGQSDDVERGMKGRKIHKGKMSKQCKACGKIFKCISDLTIHKRIHAAEKPFSCVTCGKGFNQKGNMISHMRTHSGERPFSCETCGKGFSQKGSLSSHMIIHKVEKPFSCITCGKGFNQRSHLTSHMRTHTGEKPFSCETCGKGFIEKTNLLKHMRMHTGEKPFSCEACGKCFSQQNILKGHMRTHTGEKPFSCGTCGKCFRHKHSLDVHMRIHTGDKPFSCGTCGKGFSHKSSLNYHVRMNTK; this is translated from the coding sequence ATGTCTATTATTAAGCCAGATATTCTTGCTCTGCATTTTATCTTCAACCAACAAGAGATTTCTGTTCTTGACCAGAGGGGATCCAAATCTCCAAAACCCAaaagagcagaggaagaggaaccAGAAGTTATACAGGTAAAAGAAGAAGAGTATGAATCAGAACCTCAGCAGTttgtaaagaaagaagaaatggaaACGTCAATTGAAACAGATTCTGGATCTCTTGAAATAAAAGGGGAACCAGTAGAACTACGACTGAAACAAATGAAGGAAGATGATCGCCTATCAAAATCTCAGCAGATGGTAAAGGTTGAGGTAGAAGACATCAGTCTGGATAGAAACCAGGACAAACTACAGCAGGAGACGGATACAGTAAAGGGAACTGATTCTAAATCTCCGGAACTCAAAGAGGAACCAGCTGAACTAGAACCTAACCAAGTGAAGGCAGATGATCATGGATCAGGACCTGAGCTGATGGGAGAGAAAGAGGCTGAGGGCATCAGTCAGGATGAAAACCAGGACGTACTGGAGCAAAACGTTGATACCGTAATCCTAAAGTTTTCTGATGATGAAACGGATCACCACCAACCTGAaatcagtgaaaacaaaatcctGATCCAGAACCTCCCAAAAGCAAAATACCAGAATATAAAGACTCACAAGGCGTCAGATTCCAGCAGAGATGATCAGCAGCAGAAGAGAGCTCAGAAAAATAGAGGACAAAGTGACGATGTAGAGAGAGGAATGAAAGGCAGGAAAATACACAAAGGTAAAATGTCCAAGCAGTGTAAAGCGTGTGGGAAAATTTTCAAATGTATCAGCGATTTAACTATTCATAAAAGAATTCATGCAGCTGaaaagcctttctcatgtgtaACTTGTGGAAAAGGTTTCAACCAAAAAGGCAATATGATTagtcacatgagaactcactCAGGTGAGAGACCTTTCTCATGTGAAACATGTGGGAAAGGTTTCAGTCAAAAGGGTAGTTTGAGTAGCCACATGATAATTCACAAAGtagagaagcctttctcatgtatAACCTGTGGGAAAGGATTCAATCAAAGGAGTCATTTGACAAGccacatgagaactcacacaggtgagaaacctttctcatgtgaaacctgtggaaaaggttttattgaaaaaactaATCTGCTTAAGCACATGAGAAtgcacacaggtgagaaacctttctcatgtgaagcttgtggaaaatgtttcagtcaacaaaatattttgaaaggcCACATGAGAAcgcacacaggtgagaaacctttctcatgtgggacctgtggaaagTGTTTTAGGCACAAACATAGCTTGGATGTAcatatgagaattcacacaggagacaaacctttctcatgtggaacctgtggaaaaggtttcagCCATAAAAGTAGTTTGAATTACCATGTCAGAATGAACACAAAATAG